In Strigops habroptila isolate Jane chromosome 4, bStrHab1.2.pri, whole genome shotgun sequence, a single genomic region encodes these proteins:
- the ABCD4 gene encoding ATP-binding cassette sub-family D member 4 isoform X7, translated as MAGGSGWARGAGAGGRSGPRLDGLFVRRFLRLQAVLFPGWPSPSALMFLTLLCVALLEQLVVYQVGVIPSQYYEVLGNKDFSGFKTLTAVALTLIVVNSTLKSFDQFICNMMYVSWRKSLTEYLHSCYFRGQVYYSLHTLREDIDNPDQRISQDVERFCRQLSSMASKLIISPFTLAYYTYQCFHSTGWLGPVSIFGYFIIGTIVNKILMSPIVAKLVQQEKLEGDFRFKHMQIRVNAEPAAFYRAGRVEHMRTDRRLQSLLQTQRELIGKELWLYIGINTFDYLGSILSYVAIAIPIFSGVCGDLSPSELSALVSKNAFVSIYLIGCFSQLIDLSRSVTDVAGYTHRIGELQETLLSLGRKKSGNRSEAKASWDLDEWWPRSHSREDPLPRDTAFLLERVTLSVPSSGKLLIKDLSLRISQGNSVMIVGNTGTGKTSLLRVLGGLWESTQGSIKMLTCFGPQGVVFLPQQPFFTDGSLREQVIYPLKEIYPVSGSADDERIVRFLELAGLTDLLARAGGLDEQVDWNCAR; from the exons ATGGCGGGAGGCAGCGGCTGGGCGAGGGGCGCCGGGGCTGGCGGCCG GTCTGGCCCCCGGCTGGACGGGCTGTTCGTGCGGCGGTTCCTGCGGCTGCAGGCTGTGCTCTTCCCCGGGTGGCCCTCCCCCAGCGCCCTGATGTTCTTGACGCTGCTCTGTGTCGCCTTGCTGG AGCAGCTGGTTGTTTACCAGGTTGGCGTCATCCCCAGCCAGTACTATGAGGTTTTAGGGAACAAGGACTTCTCCGGGTTCAAAACGCTGACAGCCGTTGCCCTGACTCTGATCGTAGTAAACTCCACG CTAAAAAGCTTCGACCAGTTTATCTGCAACATGATGTATGTGAGCTGGAGGAAATCCCTCACTGAATACCTCCACAGCTGCTACTTCCGAGGCCAGGTCTACTACAGCCTGCACACGCTGCGCGAGGACATCGATAACCC GGACCAGCGCATCAGCCAGGATGTGGAGAGGttctgcaggcagctcagctccaTGGCCAGCAAGCTCATCATCTCGCCCTTCACACTGGCCTACTACACGTACCAGTGCTTCCACAG CACAGGCTGGCTAGGCCCAGTGAGCATCTTTGGATATTTCATCATTGGGACAATCGTCAACAAGATACTGATGAGCCCAATTGTAGCTAAACTTGTTCAGCAGGAAAAACTGGAAGGGGATTTCAG GTTCAAGCATATGCAGATTCGTGTCAATGCAGAACCAGCTGCTTTCTACAG GGCCGGGCGAGTGGAGCATATGCGCACGGACCGGAggctgcagagcctgctgcAGACACAGAGGGAGCTGATAGGCAAGGAGCTCTGGCTATACA TTGGAATCAACACCTTTGACTACCTGGGCAGCATCCTGAGCTACGTGGCCATTGCCATTCCCATCTTTTCTGGGGTCTGCGGTGACCTGAGTCCATCAGAGCTCAGCGCCCTCGTCAGTAAG AATGCCTTTGTTTCCATCTACCTCATTGGCTGCTTCAGCCAGCTCATAGACCTCTCCCGTTCCGTGACCGATGTAGCTGGCTACACGCACAG GATTGGTGAACTGCAGGAGACCTTGCTGAGccttggcagaaaaaaaagtggtaacCGCTCAGAAGCCAAAGCCAGCTGGGATTTGGACGA GTGGTGGCCCAGGAGCCATTCTAGGGAGGACCCACTGCCAAGGGACACAGCCTTCCTTCTGGAGCGAGTGACGCTCTCGGTGCCATCCTCTGGCAAGCTGCTCATCAAGGACTTGAGCCTCAGGATCTCACAAGGAAACAGTGTGATGATTGTGGGGAACACTGGCACAGGGAAGACATCTCTCCTGAGGGTCCTTGGGGGACTCTGGGAGAGCACGCAGG GGAGTATCAAGATGCTGACCTGCTTTGGCCCTCAGGGAGTGGTGTTCCTGCCGCAGCAGCCCTTCTTCACTGATGGAAGTCTGCGTGAGCAG